A DNA window from Desulfurobacterium indicum contains the following coding sequences:
- a CDS encoding WD40 repeat domain-containing protein: protein MVYTKLLTQPGFVNSIDFSNEGSYLISAGKGGAVVKYNFAF from the coding sequence ATGGTTTACACAAAATTATTGACACAACCTGGCTTTGTAAACTCTATTGATTTCTCAAACGAGGGAAGTTATCTGATTTCAGCAGGGAAAGGAGGAGCGGTTGTAAAATACAATTTTGCTTTTTAG